The genomic interval TAAAAAATCAGTTGCATTCGCTAATGCTATATAGAAATTAATCGCATCTTCGAAATTTTTATTGATATTTATAATTTTATTAATTGGACCTGTACATAATTTTTTATTGTCTGCATCGTAAATAATAACCACTTTAAACTCACAATTTGTAATATCCTTTTTATGAACAAAAGTAATCGCATCTACTTCTCTCATTCCTACATGATCATAAATATCATGTACCTTAATATTATTCATTTTACATTGGTTTCTCATATATTCTAAATTATCCATATCAGTAAACATGACTAATATATCCTTTAATGAATAATTCATATTACTAATTAATAAATCTAAGCGATCAAAGAAGACTTCGCGTTTTTCATCTGCTCGTTTATTGTAATAGTAGGTCAATACAGATTTAAAATCGTTACGATTAGATTTTGAACGATAGGTTAACTTAGGATTAATTAATTCATTATTTGTTAAATTTGTTTCAATTATACTAAAAACATTTTTGCTATTTCGATAATTTATATCTAATATAACAGATTGTTGAATACTTTTAAATAATAAACTGCTCTTAAAATTCTTATATCGATCTTTTGATTTTAGTTCATCTAAAGTCATATAACATGAATATTCTTCGTCTTTTTGCTGATATAAATAATAGATAATATCTAATTCAATTTTCGAAAAATCTTGTATATCATCAAGAAATACATGAGTAAATGTCATAGCTAACTCATTATTCTCATGTTGATGATAGATTAAACGTAAAAAACTTTGATAAAATGTTTGCTTATCAAAAAAATCACCACTTAAAGCACTACTTAAATAATCATTATAAATTTGCCAAATACCTTGCTTTTCTCTGAATGATAAAAGTCCTTTTTTTATTGATCTTCGTGGAATCAATAAATAATGCTTTAATTCTTGTTTTAAGGTTTCATCTAATTCTTTGTTACTCTTGAAACATATATTAGATTGAATATAATTAATTTCATCTAAGACAAAATCAACAGTAAAATCAAAATTATCATTACCAAGTTGGTAATTTTTCACTAGTTCATCAATCAATAATTTTTTATCATCATTATTAATAGTATTTTGAAACAGTGGTAGGTCTATTCTTTTCAAATACTTGTAAATTAGTTCATTCATTGTATAAACATTTAACATATTGTATTTAGATGAGAGTAAAAAGTATTGATTTAATAAAATTTGTTTTTTAAGTTCATCATTAACGATAAAAATAGTATCATTTTGCGAAACTTTATGTTTTTTCAAAAGCGACTCATATTTTTTTAATAATACAGTTGTTTTTCCTACACCAGAATACCCTTCAATTAGTAAATTAAATCCTAAGGGAGCTTTCAAAACTTCCATTTGATTTTTGTTTAAATCCATTTACCTCACCCTCTTTTTAATTTATATAGTGGTGACTACATTCAAACCACTTGATAAAGCTATTTCTCTAGCATATTTTTCAAAATTATCATTTAATAGTTTAGGATCATGACAATCAGAATTGACAATCACTTTTACTTGATATTCTTTTATGATATCCCAAAAAGGTTTATACGGATAAGGATATCTGTATTTTCCTGCAATATTCGTTTTACCCCTTCTAAATCCATTCGCGTTAAATTCTAAAATAAAATCTTCTTCTAAGCAAACTTCTGCAAGTTTTCGCGTATATTCTTCTGCTAAATCATTAAAATGATAAGAAAATGCAAATAAATCAGGGTGTGCAGCGAAAGCAAATAAATGTGATTTAATTCCTTTAATTAGTGTTTCAAAATACCCAGCTAACATTTCATCATTACGAATAAAAAATCCGCAATGTTTATTCCCTTTATATATATAATCATGGGTGGCTAATATCATATAATCCAACTTACGCTTTAATTCTTGATAATAATCAATAAATTCATCATAATACTCAATTTCAAGTCCTGCTTTGATTTGAATTTTATCGTGATATTTTTTTTGACACTGATTTATTTCTTCTAGATAGATAGCTAACTCATTCATTAGCATTCTATCATTATAATATTTTGGCATGGGAGCATGGTCAGAAATACCAATAATATCGTACTTTTCAGCGATAGCTTTTTTGACGTAATCTTCAACATTGCCACAAGCATGTCGGCAAAAATGATGGTGTGTGTGATAATTAGTTAACATGTCTACAACTCCATTTATACTGTTTTTGCTTTAAAATCATAATTTTTTAATAATATGATAATTAAAATGATGTTTAAAATATGTATAGATAAAAATAATAAAAAGATATTTTGTACCCCACTATCTATAATCAACCCTGTTAAATAAGTGATAAAAGCGGTTGATACCGCAACAATAGCACTTAATAAGGAATAAGCAGTTGCTAATACTTTTGTTCTTACATTTTCTGAAGTGAATTGTATAAGCATTGGATAACTCAAGCTATATGTTAATCCATGTACCGAAGCTAACATAAGTATCATGATGTAGTTTGGAAAAAGGAAGAACATCAAATAACGAAATACATTCATTATATTAATAATAAGAAATATTTTTTTAAGTGAATATATCCGATATAAATATTTTGTTAAGTAAAGCATCGGTACTTCAATAATAACAGATAAAAAGATGGCTAATGCATTATATTGATTACTTCCTGCAATATTTTCTAAATAAGTACTCATATATGGAAGATTAGAATCATTCACTCCATAGGTAATCCCTACTAATATCGTAATAATAATAAAATATTTATTATTAAACAATATCGGTAGATCATTTTTAATATTCATTTTTTCTTTTTCATTTTCTTTATAGTTAACATCGTCACTAACGATGATGATAATAAATACGATTAAGAAGAAAATACCACTTAATATAAAGATTATTTCGTGTCCATAAAGGTTTGCATAAAAATAACCAATGATGGCAGAAATCGCAAAACCTAATGACCCACCTACTCTAATCGTTCCATAATTAACCTGTCTTTCTTTACACACATTAATTAGTATTTCATCGTATAAAGCAAATATTGGTGCACGAAATGTCATAAATAAAGCGATGATAAGAAAAAACAAAATATATGTTTTAATAAATGTTAATAAGGAAATAAGAACTGCACTAAATAAGACTGCAATCATTAAGGAACGTTTTGGTGATTTAATTTTGTCTGTTACAATTCCCCATATCGGTAATGTTAAGATAGGAACAATTGTGGTAATGGCCATCAAAGTTCCAATTTGTATTGAGGAAATTTTCAAATCATTTTTCAAATAACTCGTCAATACTGGGAAATAGGAACCTAAAGCTAGTCCAATAAATAGATAGGCTATAAAATACTTAATGATGCTTACAACTTTAATCATGTGTACTCCTTAGAATGATTGATATTTACTATGTTTAATTTTTCGCCATTTTGCAGAGCGTCCTTTTCCTGTTGGCTCTATAATTCCCCTTTCTCTTAAGTTCTTAAGTGATCGGTTTATTGTCGAATCACTTATATATGGATTATACTTTCTGATGTCCTCTTTAGTAAAGAGATTATTGAAACTATATACAATTTGTTCAACTAATTCCTCCTTACTATATTGTTTATCACTTTGAAAGTTTTTACATAACTTTTCGAAATTTTCATACATTTTATTTAAAACATTGATAATAAATATAGTAAAGAAATGATATTGAGGTAATCCAATCCCCCAATTCATTGATGATTTATTAACAGCTTCAATATATTTATCTTCTTCATCAAATATTGTACTAAAGAAACTAACATAATCAACAATTTTATATCCATATTGTTTTAATAATAACATGAGTAAAATAATGCCAATAAATTCATTATACTGGTCAAACACGCGTAAATTGATGAAATCAATAGTGAAGGCACAAAATAAAGTGATCAGTTCACATTCATTTTCACTTACTAATTGATTAAATTGTGTCACTAAATTATCCAATTCACTTTTCTTTTCGAGTCGATTTCTTTTTCTTTCAATACTTGAATTAGGATCAAACTCACGAAAGATGAATTCTTGTATTTCAATAATACCATTTGTAGAAAGTTTCCAATTTGATTCAGCTTTATGCATAATTTGAAAGAATTTTAGAAAATTAGCAATTAATTTTTCTTTTCGATTGGTTGGTGTAAGACCTTGTTGTGTTAGTAATTTATATTTTTGATTTGATAAATCAATATGCAATAAATATCCTGAAAACTCAGAATCAGTTTCAATCACATTTTGCTTTATCACTTTACTATCATTTTTAATTAAAGATAAGTAATAAAGTTCATTTCCTTTATTTTCATATGATTTAGTTAATTGTGTAATTAATTGTGGTGCAAATGGCGTTGTTTTTATATTCGGAAAATAATACATATCTTATCCCCCCTTCTGCTTTAATATAATTATATATCAAATAAATAAAAATGGAAATATTTATTTATAAAAAAATTAAATATTTCCATTTAAATATATTCATTTTGATAAAAATGATTAAAATAAACGATAAAACTCGACATATTATTTATAGAGCAATAGAAAATCCATTTAAAATGAAGAATAAAACTGAGAATCCAACTAGATATAACACACAATTAAAAGCTAATTTAATTGGTCCTTTAATAATTCCCTTAATATCTCCACTGATAATATCTAAACCTAAAAATAATAAAATCACAAATGTGAGTTGTTTTAAAGCATCAAGTTTTAATAAATCGCCCAATTTAAACTTATCTTGAAGACCAGCTGGGAAATATGCAGTAAGCTTGTCTGAAATAACACCAACATTTTCTGCAGTAAAAATATTTGAACCAAATCTTTGTAAAATTACAACAGTTAATGCGAACCAAATGATTTTTAATATCGCCTTCATTTGCTTCTTTCCCCCTTAATTTATCATATTCTCATAAATTATATAATAATTTACAAAATAAGTCAAATATTGGTAAATTAATTTTTAAATAATTCTAATTGTTCGTATTCTTTTTTATCGATTTTATTACTTATTTGTTCTTTTTTTATCAATTTATCACTAAAAACATTAGTTAAATTAGTTGTAATTTCAACGAGGTTGGATAATTGCACCTTCCCCTTAAATTCTTCGAATAATTTCCCATTACTGATAATTTCTGAATAAGAATTTAAATGATTTACAAAAGTTAAGTAAGAACCATCTTTTTCAACCACAAATGGTTCATCTTTTTTTAGGAACGCTGAACCAATATACTGATGACTATTTTTCTTTAGTGGTTTTAATGTCATACTACCACGGTTAGTTCTTACAGAAAATGAAATTTCTTGTTGTTTAATTTTTTTAATATTACCTCTATTAGTTAATAATATTAACTCATAATGATTATTATAAATATAATTAAATGATACAACTTCATCATCTGTTTTTAAGTTTATACTTTTCACTCCTGCAGCCTTTAACTTATTGACTGGTATTTGATCTTCATTGTATTTGTTTAAATATCCAAATTTAGTAACAATAACTACCTCTCGATTTTTATTATCAGATAAATAAGCATTAACTAATTCATCATCGTCATGTTTAAATGATATGGAAGTAAAACTTTTGTTATTACGAGTTGTTTCAAATTCAGAAAGTGGACTTCGTTTAATGAAACCTTGTTTAGTTGCCAACACAATATATTGGTTTTTTCTAAACTCTTTCACAACAATTACTTTAACAATATGTTCATCAGGGTCTATCCTTATTAAATCATTAATATGTTGTTTAAAGTCTGTATTTTTAATAATATCAATTTGATGAACATGTAAAAAGATGTAATTTCCTTTATTCGTAAAAAGTAATACTTTATCTAAGGTATTCACTAGTAAATTGGCTATAATATAATCTTTTGCTGTGATGCTGGCATTTTTAATCGTCATCTCATTCGTTTTACATTTAAAAGTCCTAATATAACCTTGTTTAGTTATGTTTAACACGACATCTTCTGATTTAATCATTTTCGTTTGATCGATATGAATATCTTCAACTTCATTTTGAATTTCTGTCATACGAGGATTTGCATATAATTTCTGAATTTGTTTTAATTCACTAATAATAACTTTTACTAATTTATTTTCAAAATTTAATATTTCTAATAATTCATTGATATAGGATGTTAGGTGTCTTGCTTCTTCCTCTAAAGTTTCAATATCTGTTGTTGTTAAACGATATAATTGTAATGTAACAATTGCCTCAGCCTGTTCATCACTAAAATCAAATTGTTCAATGATATTCTCTTTAGCGTTTACTTTATTCTTAGAATGTCTGATGGTATAAATCACTTGGTCTAAAATCGAAACCATTTTAATAAGACCTTCTAATATATGTAATCTTTTTCTTGATTTACTTAATTCATAATTAGAACGGTTAATGACTACTTCTTTTTGGTGTTCAATATAAGCATCTAATATATTTAATAAGCCTAATTGTTTTGGATGTTTATTGTGAATCATAACCATATTAAAATTATAGTTAACTTTTAGGTTTGTGTTTTTTAATAGGTACTTTATAATGAATTCTCGATTCGCTTCTTTTTTGCAATCAATCACAATACGTAACCCATCTTTATCAGATTCATCACGACATTCATCTAGGCCATCTAATTTTTTATTTAAACGAATATCTTCTATTTTTTTCAGTAGATTAGCTTTATTAACTTCATAAGGAATTTCAGTAATTATTATTTGATTTTTTTTCTCTGCAAAATAATATTTACAACGAACGACTATTTTTCCTCTTCCTGTTTCATAGGCAGTTTTTATCCCATCTATTCCTTGAACAATTCCTCCAGTAGGGAAATCAGGACCTCCAATAATATTCATAATTTCTTCCAATGAGCAGAGGGGGTGTTTTAAACGGTAAATGGTCCCTGAAATAACTTCATCTAAATTATGAGGAGGAATTTCTGTTGCGTATCCAGCGGATATTCCTTGTGAACCATTGACTAAAATATTAGGAAATCTTGATGGTAACACCGTTGGTTCAGAATCAGTATCATCAAAATTCAATGCAAAATCAACCGTATATTTATCAATATCTCGTGTTAATTCTTCAGCTATTTTTGATAATCTTGCCTCAGTATAACGCATAGCTGCTGGAGGATCATTATCGATACTACCATTATTTCCATGCATATCAACTAGACGTTCTCTCATTTTCCAATCTTGACTCAAACGTACCATCGCTTCATAAACCGATGAATCTCCATGAGGATGATAATTACCAATAACATTCCCAACTGTTTTAGCTGATTTTCGGTAAGGTTTATTGCTTAGATTTTTTTCTTTATACATTGAATATAATATTCTTCTTTGAACAGGTTTTAATCCATCACGAACATCGGGTAAGGCTCTTTCTTGGATAATATATTTTGAATAACGAGCAAATCGATCAGATAATACTGATTCGATATTCTCATCAATAATTTTATTTATTTCTTCCATTTTTTTGGCCATTATTTTCTCTCCTCAATACCAAAATTGTCTTCAAGTGTGAAGGATACATTATGATCAATCCAATCACGTCGCTGTTCAACCTGATCTCCCATCAATATAGTAAAGAAATGATCAGCTTCAATCGCATCTTCGATATTGACTCTAACTAACGTTCTTGTTTCAGGATTCATAGTGGTTTCCCATAACTGATCAGC from Mycoplasmatota bacterium carries:
- a CDS encoding UvrD-helicase domain-containing protein, with product MDLNKNQMEVLKAPLGFNLLIEGYSGVGKTTVLLKKYESLLKKHKVSQNDTIFIVNDELKKQILLNQYFLLSSKYNMLNVYTMNELIYKYLKRIDLPLFQNTINNDDKKLLIDELVKNYQLGNDNFDFTVDFVLDEINYIQSNICFKSNKELDETLKQELKHYLLIPRRSIKKGLLSFREKQGIWQIYNDYLSSALSGDFFDKQTFYQSFLRLIYHQHENNELAMTFTHVFLDDIQDFSKIELDIIYYLYQQKDEEYSCYMTLDELKSKDRYKNFKSSLLFKSIQQSVILDINYRNSKNVFSIIETNLTNNELINPKLTYRSKSNRNDFKSVLTYYYNKRADEKREVFFDRLDLLISNMNYSLKDILVMFTDMDNLEYMRNQCKMNNIKVHDIYDHVGMREVDAITFVHKKDITNCEFKVVIIYDADNKKLCTGPINKIININKNFEDAINFYIALANATDFLIINSSISEPSHLLLPSLIDYNKFVFDIGSKFEIKSTLNVYRISDFIAFIKDNLCKYYGYKLEDLKTHPIFDILIDVDYHKIGVKILDNNIDNDVISYILKNGQDLTNIVIFDSHHYLTFKNVNNEFIRVVDIPSK
- a CDS encoding histidinol-phosphatase; the encoded protein is MLTNYHTHHHFCRHACGNVEDYVKKAIAEKYDIIGISDHAPMPKYYNDRMLMNELAIYLEEINQCQKKYHDKIQIKAGLEIEYYDEFIDYYQELKRKLDYMILATHDYIYKGNKHCGFFIRNDEMLAGYFETLIKGIKSHLFAFAAHPDLFAFSYHFNDLAEEYTRKLAEVCLEEDFILEFNANGFRRGKTNIAGKYRYPYPYKPFWDIIKEYQVKVIVNSDCHDPKLLNDNFEKYAREIALSSGLNVVTTI
- a CDS encoding MFS transporter; the protein is MIKVVSIIKYFIAYLFIGLALGSYFPVLTSYLKNDLKISSIQIGTLMAITTIVPILTLPIWGIVTDKIKSPKRSLMIAVLFSAVLISLLTFIKTYILFFLIIALFMTFRAPIFALYDEILINVCKERQVNYGTIRVGGSLGFAISAIIGYFYANLYGHEIIFILSGIFFLIVFIIIIVSDDVNYKENEKEKMNIKNDLPILFNNKYFIIITILVGITYGVNDSNLPYMSTYLENIAGSNQYNALAIFLSVIIEVPMLYLTKYLYRIYSLKKIFLIINIMNVFRYLMFFLFPNYIMILMLASVHGLTYSLSYPMLIQFTSENVRTKVLATAYSLLSAIVAVSTAFITYLTGLIIDSGVQNIFLLFLSIHILNIILIIILLKNYDFKAKTV
- the parC gene encoding DNA topoisomerase IV subunit A, which gives rise to MEEINKIIDENIESVLSDRFARYSKYIIQERALPDVRDGLKPVQRRILYSMYKEKNLSNKPYRKSAKTVGNVIGNYHPHGDSSVYEAMVRLSQDWKMRERLVDMHGNNGSIDNDPPAAMRYTEARLSKIAEELTRDIDKYTVDFALNFDDTDSEPTVLPSRFPNILVNGSQGISAGYATEIPPHNLDEVISGTIYRLKHPLCSLEEIMNIIGGPDFPTGGIVQGIDGIKTAYETGRGKIVVRCKYYFAEKKNQIIITEIPYEVNKANLLKKIEDIRLNKKLDGLDECRDESDKDGLRIVIDCKKEANREFIIKYLLKNTNLKVNYNFNMVMIHNKHPKQLGLLNILDAYIEHQKEVVINRSNYELSKSRKRLHILEGLIKMVSILDQVIYTIRHSKNKVNAKENIIEQFDFSDEQAEAIVTLQLYRLTTTDIETLEEEARHLTSYINELLEILNFENKLVKVIISELKQIQKLYANPRMTEIQNEVEDIHIDQTKMIKSEDVVLNITKQGYIRTFKCKTNEMTIKNASITAKDYIIANLLVNTLDKVLLFTNKGNYIFLHVHQIDIIKNTDFKQHINDLIRIDPDEHIVKVIVVKEFRKNQYIVLATKQGFIKRSPLSEFETTRNNKSFTSISFKHDDDELVNAYLSDNKNREVVIVTKFGYLNKYNEDQIPVNKLKAAGVKSINLKTDDEVVSFNYIYNNHYELILLTNRGNIKKIKQQEISFSVRTNRGSMTLKPLKKNSHQYIGSAFLKKDEPFVVEKDGSYLTFVNHLNSYSEIISNGKLFEEFKGKVQLSNLVEITTNLTNVFSDKLIKKEQISNKIDKKEYEQLELFKN